One Brassica napus cultivar Da-Ae chromosome C4, Da-Ae, whole genome shotgun sequence genomic region harbors:
- the LOC106390716 gene encoding clustered mitochondria protein isoform X2 yields MAGKSNKSKAKRAAQSSSPNSTVSALQPDVPAAPAPAPAPDNGAVEAAVPETNEVPPPVPKEDESESQVASNDDQPKQGELRLYPVSVKTQSGAKMELQLNPGDSVMDIRQFLLDAPETCYFTCYDLLLRSKDGETHHLEDYNEISEVADITIGGCSLEMIPALYDDRSIRAHVHRARDLLSLSTLHSSLSTTFALKYDAAAANKAQNPGDKPNVPELDCLGFMEDVPASLNKLTNSPSEEIKCVESIVFSSFNPPPSHRRLVGDLIYLDVVTLEGNKYCITGTTKAFYVNSSSGNILDPKPSKSGFETATLIGLLQKLSSKFKKGENQSFREVMEKKASAHPFENVQSLLPPHSWLRPFPVPDHKRDAARAEEALTISYGSELIGMQRDWNEELQSCREFPHSTPQERILRDRALYKVSSDFVDAALNGAIGVISRCIPPINPTDPECLHMYVHNNIFFSFAVDADIEQLSKKRPSNDLSVTEKVSSSEKVPCKDKTCDGEHNAELNSCNEVPLIESEQATYASANNDLKGTKLYQEADVSGLYNLAMAIIDYRGHRVVAQSVLPGILQGDKSDALLYGSVDNGKKICWNEDFHAKVLEAAKLLHIKEHAVIDASENVFKLAAPVECKGIVGSDNRHYLLDLMRVTPRDANYTGPESRFCVLRPELITSFCQAEALEKSKCNTKTDEGTDIVSEPSDASADTSKTGDESIHGEENGALTSEKTVTEKQNTTADSAAEISKLCEEISFNPNVFTDFKLGGTQEEISSDEENVKKVSSYLVDVVLPKFIEDLCTLEVSPMDGETLTEALHSHGVNVRYIGRITNGVKHLPHLWDLCLNEITVRSAKHILKNILRDIEDHDIGAAVSHFLNCFFGNVAAGKASTNTKNQKKDQSITKKSQGRGKGKASAKKTLSSYMMVDSNMLWSEIQEFAKAKYEFEMPELSRTTAKKVHVLRNLCQKVGISVAARKYDFDATSPFDATDVLDLRPVVKHSVPVCSEAKNLIEMGKLQLAEGMLSESYTFFSEAFSILQQVTGPMHREVSNCCRYLAMVLYHAGDMAGAIMQQHKELIINERCLGLDHPDTAHSYGNMALFYHGLNQTELALQNMGRALLLLGLSSGPDHPDVAATFINVAMMYQDMGKMDTALRYLQDALKKNERLLGPEHIQTAVCYHALAIACNSMGLFKLSHQHEKKTYDILVKQLGEDDSRTKDSQNWIKTFEMREVQKTAQKQKGLAATAANTQKAIDLLKARPDLMQAFQNAAAAERSNALNTAVLGEAQPRGRGFDERAARAAAEVRKKAAAKGLLVRRHSGVQVPPQISQLINANAGTADSSKKSGENGEAKVEEKKKESSENGKTTNVAAPAGLGAGLTSLDRKKQKAKK; encoded by the exons ATGGCTGGGAAGTCGAACAAGTCGAAGGCCAAGAGAGCGGCTCAGAGCTCTTCTCCCAACTCCACTGTCTCTGCTCTCCAACCCGATGTTCCTGCTGCTCCAGCGCCTGCACCTGCTCCCGACAATGGAGCTGTTGAAGCTGCCGTGCCTGAAACCAATGAAGTTCCTCCTCCAGTTCCTAAGGAAGACGAAAGTGAATCGCAAGTAGCGAGTAACGATGACCAACCCAAGCAAG GTGAACTTCGTCTCTACCCTGTTTCTGTCAAGACACAGAGTGGCGCTAAAATGGAGCTTCAA ttGAACCCTGGAGACTCAGTGATGGATATAAGGCAGTTCCTTCTTGATGCCCCAGAGACCTGTTACTTCACCTGCTACGACTTGTTGCTGCGCAGTAAAGATGGGGAGACTCACCATCTTGAAGATTACAATGAGATCTCTGAAGTTGCTGACATCACCATTGGTGGTTGCTCCTTAGAAATGATTCCCG CTTTGTACGATGATAGGTCTATCAGGGCTCACGTTCACCGAGCTAGAGATCTCCTTTCGCTTTCGACCCTCCACTCTTCCTTGTCAACAACGTTTGCCTTGAAGTATGATGCTGCTGCAGCGAACAAAGCTCAGAATCCTGGAG ACAAACCAAACGTCCCGGAGCTTGATTGTCTTGGTTTCATGGAAGATGTACCCGCCTCTCTCAATAAGTTGACCAATTCTCCCTCGGAAGAGATCAAATGTGTGGAGAGCATTGTCTTCTCATCGTTCAACCCTCCTCCAAGCCACAGAAG GCTTGTAGGAGATTTGATCTATTTGGATGTTGTGACGCTGGAAGGTAACAAGTACTGCATCACCGGTACCACAAAAGCGTTCTACGTTAACTCTAGCTCAGGAAATATTCTCGATCCAAAACCGAGTAAATCTGGGTTCGAGACAGCCACTCTCATTGGATTATTGCAAAAACTTAGCTCTAAGTTTAAAAAAGGTGAGAACCAgt CTTTCCGCGAGGTCATGGAAAAGAAAGCCTCTGCACATCCTTTTGAGAATGTTCAATCGCTTTTGCCACCACACTCATGGCTAAGACCATTTCCGGTTCCCG ATCACAAGCGCGACGCAGCGAGAGCAGAAGAAGCACTGACCATTTCCTATGGTAGTGAGCTGATCGGTATGCAAAGAGATTGGAACGAAGAGTTGCAATCTTGCAGGGAGTTCCCTCACAGTACGCCTCAGGAGAG GATCTTACGTGACAGGGCTCTTTACAAAGTGTCTTCTGACTTCGTCGATGCGGCGCTTAACGGAGCAATTGGTGTGATCAGCCGATGTATACCACCCATAAATCCAACTGATCCAGAGTGTCTGCACAT GTATGTGCACAACAATATCTTTTTCAGTTTTGCTGTTGATGCCGACATTGAACAGCTATCCAAGAAACGTCCATCAAATGATCTTTCAGTGACTGAGAAAGTGTCTTCGTCTGAAAAGGTTCCATGCAAAGACAAAACATGCGATGGAGAACACAATGCAGAGCTTAACAGCTGTAATGAGGTGCCTCTTATTGAAAGTGAGCAGGCAACGTATGCCTCTGCAAACAACGACTTGAAGGGCACAAAGTTATATCAAGAAGCAGATGTCTCGGGGTTGTATAATCTGGCAATGGCCATTATTGATTACAGAGGTCATAGGGTTGTTGCTCAG AGTGTTCTACCAGGCATCCTTCAAGGGGATAAATCAGATGCGCTTTTGTATGGTTCAGTGGATAATGGCAAGAAAATCTGTTGGAATGAAGATTTTCATGCTAAG gTGTTAGAGGCAGCAAAGCTTCTTCACATTAAGGAACATGCTGTTATTGATGCTTCTGAGAATGTCTTCAAGCTAGCTGCACCAGTAGAGTGCAAGGGGATTGTTGGGAGTGATAACAGACATTACCTTTTGGACTTGATGAGAGTCACGCCTCGTGATGCCAATTACACGGGTCCAGAGTCACGTTTTTGTGTCCTAAGACCAGAATTGATCACATCATTTTGCCAG GCCGAAGCTCTGGAGAAATCAAAATGTAACACCAAGACTGATGAAGGGACGGATATTGTTTCTGAACCTTCGGATGCAAGTGCTGATACTTCTAAAACTGGTGATGAATCGATCCATGGAGAGGAAAACGGAGCTTTGACTTCTGAG AAAACAGTTACAGAAAAGCAAAATACCACCGCCGATTCTGCAGCCGAAATTTCCAAACTATGTGAAGAAATATCATTTAACCCTAATGTTTTCACCGACTTCAAATTAGGTGGCACACAAGAG GAGATTTCTTCTGATGAAGAAAATGTGAAGAAAGTTAGCTCATACCTTGTGGATGTGGTACTTCCAAAATTCATAGAAGATCTTTGCACTCTTGAAGTTTCCCCAATGGATGGTGAGACTTTGACTGAAGCGCTCCATTCTCATGGTGTCAACGTTCGTTACATCGGAAGA ATTACTAATGGAGTGAAGCATTTGCCTCATTTGTGGGATCTTTGCCTGAATGAAATTACCGTCAGATCGGCCAAGCACATTCTCAAG AACATTCTAAGAGATATAGAGGATCACGATATTGGTGCAGCAGTCTCACATTTCCTCAATTGTTTCTTCGGAAATGTTGCTGCGGGAAAAGCTAGCAccaacactaaaaatcaaaagaag GACCAATCGATCACCAAGAAGAGTCAAGGAAGGGGGAAAGGCAAGGCTTCTGCAAAGAAGACTCTTTCATCGTATATGATGGTTGATTCCAACATGCTATGGTCTGAGATTCAGGAATTTGCCAAAGCCAAGTATGAG TTTGAGATGCCCGAGCTGTCAAGAACTACAGCTAAAAAAGTACACGTTCTCCGCAACCTTTGCCAAAAG gTTGGCATCAGTGTTGCTGCTCGCAAATACGACTTTGATGCAACCTCGCCTTTTGATGCGACAGATGTATTGGATCTTCGTCCTGTTGTTAAACACTCTGTCCCTGTATGCTCTGAGGCTAAAAATCTCATCGAGATGGGAAAGCTGCAACTGGCTGAG GGCATGCTTAGTGAATCCTACACGTTCTTTTCAGAGGCGTTTTCAATTCTTCAACAG GTTACTGGTCCAATGCACAGGGAAGTTTCAAACTGCTGCAG ATACCTAGCCATGGTTTTGTACCATGCAGGAGATATGGCCGGGGCCATAATGCAGCAACACAAGGAACTAATCATAAATGAGCGATGCCTCGGTTTGGACCATCCTGATACTGCCCACAG CTATGGCAATATGGCTCTTTTCTACCATGGGCTGAACCAGACAGAACTTGCTCTACAGAACATGGGCCGTGCCTTGCTGTTACTTGGCCTTTCATCTGGCCCTGATCATCCAGATGTTGCAGCCACATTTATAAATGTTGCCATGATGTATCAAGACATGGGCAAAATGGACACAGCTCTGCGTTATCTTCAAGACGCTTTGAAGAAAAATGAGAGACTTCTTGGCCCTGAACACATTCAAACTGCAGTATGCTACCACGCTCTTGCTATTGCGTGCAACAGTATGGGTTTATTCAAGCTCTCACACCAG CATGAGAAGAAAACCTATGATATACTTGTCAAACAATTGGGAGAGGATGATTCCAGGACAAAAGACTCTCAAAACTGGATTAAGACTTTCGAGATGCGTGAGGTTCAG AAAACTGCACAAAAGCAGAAAGGACTGGCAGCCACTGCGGCCAACACGCAAAAGGCTATCGATCTCTTGAAG GCACGTCCAGACCTGATGCAGGCGTTCCAAAACGCAGCAGCGGCGGAGAGGTCTAATGCACTAAACACAGCTGTCCTCGGGGAGGCTCAACCACGGGGCAGAGGTTTTGATGAAAGAGCGGCTCGTGCTGCAGCCGAAGTTAGGAAGAAAGCAGCAGCTAAGGGGCTACTGGTTCGTCGCCATAGTGGTGTTCAAGTGCCACCACAGATCTCTCAACTGATCAATGCAAATGCAGGAACCGCAGATTCTTCTAAGAAAAGTGGAGAAAATGGAGAGGCAAaggtagaagagaagaagaaagaaagctcTGAAAACGGGAAAACAACGAACGTGGCGGCTCCTGCAGGATTAGGTGCTGGTTTAACATCTTTGGATAGGAAGAAGCAAAAAGCCAAAAAGTAA